From Amycolatopsis sp. YIM 10, the proteins below share one genomic window:
- a CDS encoding sarcosine oxidase subunit delta → MQLIHCPWCGPREEVEFHYGGQAEIAYPERPAELSDQEWAEYVFYRDNPKGAFAERWSHSAGCRRWFTAVRDTHTYRFSSTAKPRRTGVRV, encoded by the coding sequence GTGCAACTGATCCACTGTCCATGGTGCGGCCCCCGCGAAGAGGTCGAGTTCCACTACGGCGGCCAGGCCGAGATCGCCTATCCCGAGCGCCCGGCCGAACTGTCCGATCAGGAATGGGCCGAGTACGTCTTCTACCGCGACAACCCGAAGGGCGCGTTCGCCGAGCGGTGGAGCCATTCCGCCGGGTGCCGCCGCTGGTTCACCGCCGTGCGGGACACACACACCTACCGGTTCTCCAGCACCGCGAAGCCGCGGCGGACGGGGGTGCGGGTATGA
- a CDS encoding sarcosine oxidase subunit beta family protein, translating to MSTETNPPGADLPEHPDFLWHNPDPKKTYDVVIVGGGGHGLATAHYLVKNHGITNVAVLEKGWLAGGNMARNTTLIRSNYLWDESAAIYEHSLKLWEGLEDDLGYPILFSQRGVLNLAHTEQDIRDSVRRVEANKLNGIDAEWLGPEEVKRICPIINISEDIRYPVQGATYQPRAGIAKHDYVAWGFARRADEAGVDLIQDCEVTGFTVDGDRVTGVRTSRGDIGCGTVALCAAGHTSVLLDHLGVRAPLQSHPLQALVSELLEPVHPTIVMSNAVHVYVSQAHKGELVMGAGVDSYNGYGQRGAFHIIERQMAAAVELFPVFARAHLLRSWAGIVDVTPDASPIIGHTPYENVFVNAGWGTGGFKATPGIGWCFAHTIANGEPHPYVAPFSLDRFTTGALVDEHGAAAVAH from the coding sequence ATGAGCACCGAAACGAATCCGCCGGGCGCGGACCTGCCCGAGCACCCCGACTTCCTCTGGCACAACCCGGACCCGAAGAAGACCTACGACGTGGTGATCGTCGGTGGTGGCGGGCACGGGCTGGCCACCGCGCACTACTTGGTCAAGAACCACGGGATCACCAACGTGGCGGTGCTGGAGAAAGGCTGGCTGGCCGGCGGGAACATGGCCCGCAACACCACGCTGATCCGGTCGAACTACCTGTGGGACGAGTCCGCGGCGATCTACGAGCACTCGCTGAAGCTGTGGGAGGGCCTGGAGGACGACCTCGGTTACCCGATCCTGTTCTCCCAGCGCGGCGTGCTGAACCTGGCGCACACCGAACAGGACATCCGCGACTCGGTCCGCCGAGTGGAGGCCAACAAGCTCAACGGCATCGACGCGGAATGGCTGGGGCCGGAGGAGGTCAAGCGGATCTGCCCGATCATCAACATCTCCGAGGACATCCGGTACCCCGTCCAGGGCGCGACCTACCAGCCGCGCGCGGGCATCGCCAAGCACGACTACGTGGCCTGGGGCTTCGCCCGCCGCGCCGACGAGGCCGGGGTCGACCTGATCCAGGACTGCGAGGTCACCGGGTTCACTGTGGACGGTGACCGGGTGACCGGGGTGCGCACCAGCCGCGGTGACATCGGCTGCGGCACGGTCGCGTTGTGCGCGGCCGGGCACACCTCGGTACTGCTGGACCACCTCGGCGTGCGCGCACCCTTGCAGTCGCATCCGTTGCAGGCACTGGTTTCCGAGCTGCTGGAGCCGGTGCACCCGACCATCGTGATGTCCAACGCCGTGCACGTCTACGTCTCGCAGGCGCACAAGGGCGAACTGGTGATGGGCGCCGGGGTGGACTCCTACAACGGGTACGGGCAGCGCGGCGCCTTCCACATCATCGAACGGCAGATGGCGGCCGCGGTGGAGCTGTTCCCCGTCTTCGCCCGCGCGCACCTGCTCCGGTCGTGGGCGGGCATCGTCGACGTCACCCCGGACGCGAGCCCGATCATCGGGCACACGCCGTACGAGAACGTGTTTGTCAACGCCGGCTGGGGGACCGGCGGGTTCAAGGCGACCCCGGGCATCGGCTGGTGCTTCGCGCACACCATCGCCAACGGCGAGCCGCACCCGTACGTGGCGCCGTTCAGCCTGGACCGGTTCACCACCGGTGCGCTCGTCGACGAACACGGCGCCGCCGCCGTGGCCCACTGA
- the glyA gene encoding serine hydroxymethyltransferase, which yields MSVTVDRPGTHGPERVLGLSLAEADPEVHRVLGREVARQRGTLEMIASENFAPLSVLEAQGSVLTNKYAEGYPGRRYYGGCEHVDVLEQLAIDRVKALFGAEFANVQPHSGAQANSAVMAALLSPGDTFLGLDLAHGGHLTHGMRLTFSGKYFDAVPYHVREDNHLVDMDEVARLARERRPKLIVAGWSAYPRQLDFAEFRRIADEVGAYLMVDMAHFAGLVAAGLHPNPVPYADVVTSTTHKTLGGPRGGVILARQELAKKLNSGVFPGLQGGPLEHVIAAKAVAFKLAAEPAFRLRQERTLAGAKILADRLLAEDGVGVVSGGTDVHLVLADLRHSEMDGKQAEDRLHRVGITVNRNAVPFDPRPPMVASGVRIGTPALAARGFDETDFTEVADIIALALRPGTGEAELAALAARVEALADRHPLYPELPV from the coding sequence ATGTCCGTAACCGTTGACCGCCCAGGGACCCACGGTCCCGAACGGGTGCTCGGCCTGTCGCTGGCGGAGGCCGATCCGGAGGTCCACCGGGTGCTCGGCCGGGAGGTGGCCCGCCAGCGCGGCACGCTGGAGATGATCGCCTCGGAGAACTTCGCCCCGCTCAGCGTGCTCGAAGCGCAGGGCTCGGTGCTGACCAACAAGTACGCCGAGGGTTATCCCGGCCGCCGCTACTACGGCGGCTGCGAGCACGTCGACGTGCTGGAGCAGCTGGCGATCGACCGGGTGAAGGCGTTGTTCGGCGCGGAATTCGCCAACGTGCAACCGCATTCGGGGGCGCAGGCGAACTCGGCGGTGATGGCCGCCCTGCTCTCACCGGGTGACACCTTCCTCGGCCTCGATCTCGCACACGGCGGGCACCTGACCCACGGGATGCGGCTCACCTTCTCCGGCAAGTACTTCGACGCCGTGCCGTACCACGTGCGCGAGGACAACCACCTCGTGGACATGGACGAGGTGGCGCGGCTGGCCCGCGAGCGGCGGCCGAAGCTGATCGTGGCGGGCTGGTCCGCCTACCCGCGTCAGCTGGATTTCGCCGAATTCCGGCGGATCGCCGATGAAGTCGGTGCCTACCTGATGGTGGACATGGCGCATTTCGCCGGGCTGGTCGCCGCCGGGCTGCACCCGAACCCGGTGCCTTACGCGGACGTGGTCACCTCGACCACGCACAAGACGCTCGGCGGTCCGCGTGGCGGGGTGATCCTGGCGAGGCAGGAACTGGCGAAGAAGCTCAACTCCGGCGTGTTCCCGGGGCTGCAGGGCGGACCGCTGGAGCACGTGATCGCGGCCAAGGCGGTCGCGTTCAAGCTCGCCGCGGAGCCCGCGTTCCGGCTGCGGCAGGAGCGCACGCTCGCCGGGGCGAAGATCCTCGCCGACCGCCTGCTGGCCGAGGACGGCGTCGGGGTGGTCTCCGGCGGCACCGACGTCCACCTGGTGCTGGCCGACCTGCGTCACTCCGAAATGGACGGAAAGCAGGCCGAGGACCGGCTGCACCGCGTGGGCATCACGGTGAACCGCAACGCCGTGCCGTTCGACCCGAGGCCGCCGATGGTCGCTTCCGGCGTGCGCATCGGCACCCCGGCGCTGGCCGCCCGCGGTTTCGACGAGACCGACTTCACCGAGGTCGCCGACATCATCGCGCTCGCGCTGCGCCCCGGAACCGGTGAAGCCGAACTGGCCGCGCTGGCGGCCAGGGTCGAAGCGCTCGCCGACCGCCACCCCCTCTACCCGGAGCTGCCGGTATGA
- a CDS encoding MBL fold metallo-hydrolase, translated as MIEHLVTSGTFSLDGGTWEVDNNVWIVGDEREVLLIDPAHDAEAVAEQVGDRRVTAIVCTHGHDDHIGQAPSLADTFGAPILLHPEEAPLWKLTHPERLPDKELEHGQVLSAGGIELRVLHTPGHSPGSVCLHAPELGTVFSGDTLFRGGPGATGRSYSDFGTIIESLRRTLLVLPGETEVSTGHGEPTSIGAEAPNLHEWIHRGF; from the coding sequence GTGATCGAGCACCTGGTCACCTCCGGCACCTTCTCGCTCGACGGCGGGACCTGGGAGGTCGACAACAACGTCTGGATCGTCGGCGACGAGCGCGAGGTCCTGCTGATCGATCCGGCCCACGACGCGGAGGCGGTCGCCGAGCAGGTGGGGGATCGTCGCGTGACGGCGATCGTGTGCACGCACGGCCACGATGACCACATAGGACAGGCGCCGTCGCTGGCCGACACCTTCGGCGCGCCGATCCTGCTGCACCCCGAGGAGGCTCCACTGTGGAAGCTGACTCACCCGGAACGGTTGCCGGACAAGGAACTGGAGCACGGTCAGGTGCTCTCGGCCGGCGGGATCGAGCTGCGGGTGCTCCACACCCCGGGGCATTCGCCAGGTTCGGTCTGCCTGCACGCGCCCGAACTGGGCACGGTCTTTTCCGGGGACACGCTGTTCCGGGGCGGGCCGGGCGCCACCGGCCGGTCGTACTCCGACTTCGGCACGATCATCGAGTCGCTCCGGCGCACGCTGCTCGTGCTGCCGGGGGAGACCGAGGTCAGCACGGGCCACGGGGAGCCGACCTCGATCGGCGCGGAGGCCCCGAACCTGCACGAGTGGATCCACCGCGGATTCTGA
- a CDS encoding S-(hydroxymethyl)mycothiol dehydrogenase, whose translation MAQKVRGVVSLEKGKPVTVETIVVPDPGPGEAVVRVQACGVCHTDLHYREGGINDEFPFLLGHEAAGIVESVGDDVTDVEPGDYVILNWRAVCGQCRACRKGKPQYCFDTHNATQKMTLTSGQELSPALGIGAFAEKTLVAAGQCTKVDRRARPQVAGLLGCGVMAGIGAAVNTGQVGRGDTVAVIGCGGVGDAAIAGARLAGASTIVAVDRDPRQLDKAREFGATHVVDARDLDPVEAIRSFTGGFGADVVIDAVGRPETWKQAFRARDLAGTVVLVGVPTPEMKAPDIPFLEYFSHGGALKSSWYGDCLPSRDFPVLIELYLQGRLPLDGFVTEEIALDHVEDAFARMKDGGVLRSVVVL comes from the coding sequence ATGGCCCAGAAAGTCCGCGGTGTGGTTTCGCTCGAAAAGGGCAAGCCGGTCACCGTCGAAACCATCGTGGTGCCCGACCCCGGTCCGGGTGAGGCGGTGGTCCGGGTGCAGGCCTGCGGGGTGTGCCACACCGACCTGCACTACCGCGAAGGCGGCATCAACGACGAGTTCCCGTTCCTGCTCGGCCACGAGGCCGCCGGGATCGTCGAGTCGGTCGGCGACGACGTGACCGACGTCGAGCCCGGTGACTACGTGATCCTCAACTGGCGCGCGGTGTGCGGCCAGTGCCGCGCCTGCCGCAAGGGCAAGCCGCAGTACTGCTTCGACACGCACAACGCCACGCAGAAGATGACGCTGACCTCGGGGCAGGAGCTGAGCCCGGCACTGGGCATCGGCGCGTTCGCCGAGAAGACCCTGGTCGCCGCCGGGCAGTGCACCAAGGTGGACCGTCGCGCCCGGCCGCAGGTCGCGGGTCTGCTGGGCTGCGGCGTGATGGCGGGCATCGGGGCCGCGGTCAACACCGGCCAGGTCGGCCGGGGCGACACGGTGGCGGTGATCGGCTGCGGCGGGGTCGGGGACGCGGCCATCGCCGGGGCGCGGCTGGCCGGCGCGTCCACCATCGTCGCGGTGGACCGGGACCCGAGGCAGCTCGACAAGGCGCGGGAGTTCGGCGCGACCCACGTGGTGGACGCCCGCGACCTCGACCCGGTGGAGGCGATCCGGAGCTTCACCGGCGGGTTCGGCGCGGACGTGGTGATCGACGCGGTCGGCCGCCCGGAGACCTGGAAGCAGGCGTTCCGGGCGCGGGACCTGGCAGGCACGGTGGTGCTGGTCGGGGTGCCCACGCCCGAGATGAAGGCGCCCGACATCCCGTTCCTGGAGTACTTCTCGCACGGTGGCGCGCTGAAGTCGTCCTGGTACGGCGATTGCCTGCCCTCACGGGATTTCCCCGTACTGATCGAGCTGTACCTCCAGGGCAGGCTCCCGCTGGACGGATTTGTCACCGAGGAGATCGCGCTCGACCACGTCGAGGACGCGTTCGCGCGGATGAAGGACGGCGGGGTGCTGCGTTCGGTGGTGGTCCTGTGA
- a CDS encoding aromatic ring-hydroxylating dioxygenase subunit alpha, with product MSSVEVRAQQPEPATSLIPTLPGAHYTDPALFEREQKRIFQRNWFAAARGSDLPEPGKFRTVDVGGESVLIVRGRDRSLRAFLNVCRHRGARLCMDDAGEVRRSLQCPYHAWTYGLDGKLIAAPNLNSMNDVNRDEYGLIGVALREWLGTVWVCLADEPPSFEDTVQAAVSGRLGDGDVIEKWGIDELVVGRRITYDVKANWKLIVENFMECYHCATIHPELTEVLPEFADGYAAQYFVGHGAEFGEEVTGFSIDGQTGFGRLAGVDDHHDRRYYAITVNPQVFINLVPDHVIFHRMYPMAVDRTIVECDWLYPREVIDSGADLSRSVELFHRVNEQDFEACERCQPAMSSKAYAAGGVLVPSEHHIGEFRDWVADAISD from the coding sequence GTGAGTTCCGTCGAAGTCCGCGCCCAGCAGCCGGAGCCCGCCACCAGCCTGATCCCCACCCTGCCCGGGGCCCACTACACCGATCCCGCCCTCTTCGAACGCGAGCAGAAGCGCATTTTCCAGCGCAACTGGTTTGCCGCCGCCCGCGGCAGCGACCTGCCGGAACCGGGCAAGTTCCGCACGGTCGACGTCGGCGGCGAGAGCGTGCTGATCGTCCGCGGCCGCGACCGCTCGCTGCGCGCCTTCCTCAACGTGTGCCGTCACCGCGGCGCGCGGTTGTGCATGGACGACGCGGGGGAGGTGCGCCGATCCCTGCAATGCCCTTACCACGCCTGGACCTACGGACTCGACGGCAAGCTCATCGCGGCGCCGAACCTGAACTCGATGAACGACGTCAACCGCGACGAGTACGGGCTCATCGGGGTCGCGCTGCGCGAATGGCTCGGCACCGTCTGGGTGTGCCTGGCCGACGAGCCGCCGTCGTTCGAAGACACCGTGCAGGCCGCGGTCAGCGGCCGCCTCGGCGACGGTGACGTGATCGAGAAGTGGGGCATCGACGAGCTGGTCGTCGGGCGCCGGATCACCTACGACGTCAAGGCGAACTGGAAGCTGATCGTCGAGAACTTCATGGAGTGCTACCACTGCGCGACGATCCACCCGGAGCTGACCGAGGTGCTCCCGGAGTTCGCCGACGGGTACGCCGCGCAGTACTTCGTCGGCCACGGCGCGGAGTTCGGCGAGGAGGTCACCGGCTTCTCCATCGACGGGCAGACCGGCTTCGGCAGGCTCGCCGGGGTCGACGACCACCACGACCGGCGGTACTACGCGATCACGGTCAACCCGCAGGTGTTCATCAACCTGGTGCCCGATCACGTGATCTTCCACCGGATGTACCCGATGGCGGTGGACCGCACGATCGTCGAGTGCGACTGGCTCTACCCCAGGGAGGTGATCGACAGCGGCGCCGACCTGAGCCGGTCGGTGGAGCTGTTCCACCGGGTCAACGAGCAGGACTTCGAGGCGTGCGAACGGTGCCAGCCCGCGATGTCGTCGAAGGCCTACGCCGCGGGCGGGGTGCTGGTGCCCAGTGAGCACCACATCGGCGAGTTCCGCGACTGGGTCGCCGACGCGATCTCCGACTGA
- a CDS encoding NAD(P)/FAD-dependent oxidoreductase, which produces MRAVTVVGASLAGLTAVRALRDQGYDGRITVIGEEAHAPYDRPPLSKEYLAGTVSEIDLDLKTPEDTALDADWRLGRTATRLDTAGRAVVLDDGERIVSDGVVLATGARARRLPGRTFDGVHTLRTLDDAIALRKALVPGTRLVVIGAGFIGSEIASTAAGIGIETDVVEAEASPLHKPLGVEMGRVCARLHATKGVRLHTGAGLAGLIGTGRVTGVRLTDGRELPADVVVLGIGASPCVDWLIGSGLDLANGVRTDARGATNVPGVVAVGDCANSDRAHAPAPVRLEHWTNAVQQPIAAVSALLGRDYSPPAHHRLPYFWSDQYGHRIQFAGHRTEDSTVEVLEGEVAEFDFLALYRDAAGTPVAVLAVDRARSFGRWRRQLAGRLSTSN; this is translated from the coding sequence ATGCGGGCGGTCACCGTCGTCGGCGCTTCGCTGGCCGGGCTGACCGCGGTCCGCGCGCTGCGCGACCAGGGCTACGACGGCCGGATCACCGTGATCGGCGAAGAGGCCCACGCCCCGTACGACCGGCCGCCGCTGTCGAAGGAGTACCTCGCCGGCACGGTGTCCGAAATCGACCTCGACCTCAAAACGCCCGAGGACACCGCGCTCGACGCGGACTGGCGGCTCGGCCGGACCGCCACCCGGCTGGACACCGCCGGCCGCGCGGTCGTGCTCGACGACGGTGAGCGGATCGTCTCCGACGGCGTGGTGCTGGCGACCGGCGCGCGGGCCCGCCGCCTGCCGGGTCGCACCTTCGACGGGGTGCACACGCTGCGCACCCTCGACGACGCCATCGCGCTGCGCAAGGCGCTCGTGCCCGGCACCCGGCTGGTGGTGATCGGGGCCGGGTTCATCGGTTCCGAGATCGCGTCGACCGCCGCGGGCATCGGGATCGAGACCGACGTGGTCGAGGCCGAGGCGTCCCCGCTGCACAAACCGCTGGGTGTGGAGATGGGCCGGGTGTGCGCGCGGCTGCACGCCACGAAGGGGGTCCGGCTGCACACCGGCGCCGGGCTGGCCGGGCTGATCGGGACCGGGCGGGTGACCGGGGTCCGGCTGACCGACGGCCGCGAACTGCCCGCGGACGTGGTGGTGCTGGGCATCGGCGCCTCCCCGTGCGTGGACTGGCTGATCGGGTCCGGGCTCGACCTGGCCAACGGGGTGCGCACCGACGCGCGCGGCGCCACGAACGTGCCCGGCGTGGTCGCGGTCGGCGACTGCGCCAACTCCGACCGGGCCCACGCACCCGCTCCGGTGCGCCTGGAGCACTGGACCAACGCCGTGCAGCAGCCGATCGCCGCGGTGTCCGCGCTGCTCGGCCGCGACTACAGCCCGCCTGCCCACCACCGGCTGCCCTACTTCTGGTCCGACCAGTACGGCCACCGCATCCAGTTCGCCGGGCACCGCACCGAGGACAGCACGGTGGAGGTGCTCGAAGGCGAGGTGGCCGAGTTCGACTTCCTCGCGCTCTACCGCGACGCCGCCGGTACCCCGGTGGCCGTGCTGGCGGTGGACCGCGCCCGCTCGTTCGGGCGCTGGCGCCGCCAGCTGGCCGGCCGTCTGTCCACTTCGAACTGA
- a CDS encoding bifunctional 3-phenylpropionate/cinnamic acid dioxygenase ferredoxin subunit — MILVGAVSEIPVGESVRVQGQVAIAVFNVDGEFYAIDDTCTHQDASLSDGWLEGCAVECPLHAACFDLRTGRPSGPPARKAVRTHEVVLVDGQVYVHETIGNNDTVERPAYAEEVA, encoded by the coding sequence ATGATCTTAGTTGGCGCGGTGTCCGAAATTCCTGTCGGAGAGTCTGTACGCGTGCAGGGCCAGGTCGCAATCGCGGTCTTCAACGTCGACGGTGAGTTCTACGCGATCGACGACACCTGCACCCATCAGGACGCTTCGCTGTCCGATGGCTGGCTGGAGGGATGCGCGGTCGAATGCCCGCTGCACGCGGCGTGCTTCGACCTCCGCACCGGGCGCCCGAGCGGCCCGCCTGCCCGCAAGGCGGTGCGCACCCACGAGGTCGTTCTCGTCGACGGCCAGGTCTACGTGCACGAGACCATCGGCAACAACGACACTGTCGAGCGCCCGGCCTACGCCGAAGAGGTCGCCTGA
- a CDS encoding IclR family transcriptional regulator → MYNTGDTTSAGEPRSSSQTVDRALSMLTLLAQRGPSGVTELARELGVHKSTATRLLSALEKFRFVEQDGNRGKYRLGFGIVRLAGATTAQLDIGREGRPVCAKLAAELRGTVSLSVLEGGSATAVVQEPGTERNWIGVRMPLHATATGKVLLASLGFEELSIALERPRQRLTANTITASGALLADLNRVRDRGWAATIGELETGLNSVAVAVRGPGGRIAGALAVSAPEEHLGLVDFQDIARVLTQAADEIRTRLQRLTLP, encoded by the coding sequence ATGTACAACACCGGCGACACCACCAGCGCTGGCGAACCCAGATCATCAAGCCAGACAGTGGATCGAGCGCTTTCCATGCTCACCCTGCTGGCCCAGCGAGGCCCCTCGGGCGTGACCGAGCTGGCCCGCGAACTCGGCGTGCACAAGTCAACCGCCACCCGGCTGCTCTCGGCGTTGGAAAAGTTCCGGTTCGTCGAGCAGGACGGGAATCGTGGCAAGTACCGGCTCGGCTTCGGCATCGTCCGGCTGGCCGGGGCGACCACCGCGCAGCTCGACATCGGCCGGGAGGGGCGGCCGGTCTGCGCCAAGCTCGCCGCCGAACTGCGGGGCACGGTGAGCCTGAGCGTGCTCGAGGGTGGCAGCGCCACCGCGGTGGTCCAGGAACCGGGCACCGAGCGCAACTGGATCGGCGTCCGGATGCCGCTGCACGCCACGGCGACCGGCAAGGTGCTGCTGGCGAGCCTCGGCTTCGAGGAGCTGAGCATCGCGCTCGAACGTCCCCGGCAGCGGCTGACCGCCAACACCATCACCGCCAGCGGCGCACTGCTGGCGGACCTGAACCGGGTTCGCGATCGCGGCTGGGCGGCGACCATCGGCGAACTGGAGACCGGACTGAACTCCGTGGCGGTGGCGGTGCGCGGACCCGGCGGGCGCATCGCCGGCGCACTGGCCGTCTCCGCTCCCGAAGAGCATCTCGGGCTCGTCGATTTCCAGGACATCGCCAGGGTGCTCACCCAG